Proteins encoded by one window of Vampirovibrionales bacterium:
- a CDS encoding aldo/keto reductase, translated as MKLALGTAQFGMPYGVSNAQGQPSLDDIVAILRVAAQANVRTLDTAPAYGVSESALGDAMRCLSNGPGCADFDCITKTPRFARARLDADDARTLRAAFETSLARLGVSQVGALLIHHADDLLTPGGECLFEEMLAIKAAGLARKIGVSVYTRAQIERVTDAFAIDLIQLPLNVMDQRLLADDFLKGLNSQGIELHARSIFLQGALLMPPEALPDYFTPWRSSLRAYHAAIQAQGLSPLAGALGFVQGVGAIDRIVCGVAAASQLLEILAAYRDSARVSHGLDYAAFAVNDDALVNPAHWPRF; from the coding sequence ATGAAGCTTGCGCTGGGAACGGCGCAATTCGGTATGCCCTATGGTGTTTCCAACGCTCAGGGCCAGCCCTCGCTTGACGACATTGTTGCGATTCTGCGCGTTGCGGCTCAGGCGAACGTGCGCACGCTAGACACTGCGCCCGCCTATGGCGTCAGCGAAAGCGCGCTGGGGGACGCGATGCGCTGTCTGTCAAACGGGCCGGGCTGTGCGGACTTTGATTGCATCACCAAGACGCCGCGATTCGCCCGAGCCCGTCTTGACGCAGACGACGCCCGGACCCTGCGGGCCGCTTTTGAGACTTCTCTGGCGCGGCTGGGCGTGTCTCAAGTTGGCGCGCTGCTGATTCATCACGCCGATGATCTCTTGACGCCGGGCGGCGAATGCTTGTTTGAGGAGATGCTGGCGATCAAGGCTGCAGGTCTGGCCCGTAAAATCGGCGTTTCCGTCTATACCCGCGCGCAAATAGAGCGCGTGACAGATGCTTTTGCTATCGACCTCATTCAACTGCCCCTCAACGTAATGGATCAGCGTCTGCTTGCGGATGATTTCCTTAAGGGGCTGAACTCTCAGGGGATTGAGCTGCATGCGCGCTCGATTTTTTTGCAGGGAGCGCTCTTAATGCCGCCTGAGGCGCTGCCCGATTACTTTACGCCGTGGCGCTCCTCTCTGCGCGCCTATCATGCGGCGATTCAGGCCCAGGGGCTTTCGCCATTGGCGGGGGCGCTGGGTTTTGTTCAGGGCGTGGGGGCAATCGATCGTATCGTCTGCGGCGTCGCCGCTGCGTCGCAACTGCTGGAGATTCTGGCTGCCTACCGCGACTCTGCGCGCGTCAGCCATGGGCTTGATTATGCCGCTTTCGCCGTGAATGACGACGCTCTCGTGAATCCTGCCCATTGGCCGCGATTTTGA
- the pseG gene encoding UDP-2,4-diacetamido-2,4,6-trideoxy-beta-L-altropyranose hydrolase: MTLPPPLALPLPVVIFRADASRAIGSGHLMRCLTLAQALSARGVSCGFLCRRADGDLIDWMREQSYFQQAGFFTLELAPDVPDVPASVAALQALPARPAWLVVDHYQLDADWERAIRPYAGKILAIDDLADRPHACHLLLDQNLHPDTQRYAALLTPECQPLLGPAFALLRPEFLSAREGLSPRNGDFRRLVVSFGGSDPQDETGKTLKAIQTLENRTWTAEVVIGGQNARRKALEAQCAAITGVRAHVNVSYMAELMAQADLMVGAGGTTSWERACLGLPALVTLIAENQRELTRHLSDRGVVRNLGAADDVSPEAIAEALLWAEHSPDWLREASRAGMALVDGHGAARVVAAMGF; this comes from the coding sequence GTGACGCTGCCGCCGCCGCTCGCCCTCCCTCTTCCCGTCGTGATTTTCCGCGCGGACGCCTCACGCGCCATCGGGTCAGGCCATCTTATGCGCTGTCTGACACTGGCGCAAGCTTTGAGCGCGCGCGGGGTTTCCTGCGGCTTTCTGTGTCGGCGCGCCGACGGGGATCTCATCGACTGGATGCGTGAGCAATCTTATTTTCAGCAGGCGGGTTTTTTCACGCTGGAACTGGCTCCAGACGTTCCCGACGTCCCGGCGAGCGTCGCCGCGTTACAGGCGTTGCCCGCGCGTCCCGCATGGCTGGTGGTGGACCACTATCAACTGGACGCCGACTGGGAACGCGCCATTCGGCCTTATGCCGGGAAGATTCTGGCGATTGACGATCTCGCGGACCGCCCGCATGCCTGTCATCTGTTGCTCGACCAGAATCTGCACCCGGACACGCAACGCTATGCGGCGCTCCTGACGCCAGAATGCCAGCCGCTCCTAGGCCCGGCGTTTGCGCTGCTGCGCCCGGAATTTCTCTCGGCCCGCGAGGGTCTTTCGCCGAGAAACGGGGATTTTCGGCGCTTGGTAGTCTCCTTTGGCGGCAGCGATCCGCAAGACGAAACCGGCAAAACGCTGAAGGCGATTCAAACGCTTGAAAATCGCACTTGGACGGCAGAGGTGGTAATCGGCGGGCAAAACGCCCGTCGCAAAGCGCTTGAGGCTCAATGCGCCGCTATAACCGGCGTAAGGGCGCATGTAAACGTGTCCTATATGGCAGAGCTGATGGCCCAAGCGGATCTGATGGTCGGCGCCGGCGGTACGACGAGCTGGGAGCGCGCCTGCCTGGGACTTCCCGCGTTGGTGACGCTGATTGCGGAGAATCAGCGCGAATTGACGCGGCATTTGAGCGATCGCGGCGTGGTGCGAAATCTGGGAGCGGCGGACGACGTTTCTCCCGAGGCGATCGCCGAAGCGCTTCTATGGGCGGAACACTCTCCAGACTGGCTGCGTGAGGCGTCGCGCGCGGGCATGGCGCTCGTGGACGGACATGGAGCGGCGCGCGTTGTAGCGGCGATGGGATTTTAA
- a CDS encoding branched-chain amino acid transaminase yields MDYAYFDGGFIPLSDAKISIRTHAFLYGTALFEGIRGYWLPESNSVSIFRMREHYQRLLDNSKIFRLTPSLTLDDLMRITVELIQKNAPKTDTYIRPTLYKGGEIITPRLDKTSNDICIWTAPLGEYVDISKGLRVITSSWRRVDDNAIPPRAKATGAYMNSALIVTDARLMGFDDAIVLNADGSVSEGSAMNLFLVRHGKLITPGRTDNILEGVTRDALITLAREVFGLETEERTVDRTELYMADEAFYSGTGAQVAPVTEIDLRPVGDGKPGPITLKLQELYFRAVKNQLPAYSRWCTVVPIK; encoded by the coding sequence ATGGATTACGCTTATTTTGACGGCGGCTTTATTCCGCTCAGCGACGCGAAAATCAGTATCCGCACGCACGCATTTTTATACGGCACGGCGCTTTTTGAAGGGATTCGCGGCTATTGGCTGCCGGAAAGCAACAGCGTTAGCATTTTTCGGATGCGCGAGCATTATCAGCGCCTGCTGGACAACAGCAAAATCTTCCGGCTGACCCCCAGCCTGACGCTGGACGACCTGATGCGGATCACCGTCGAGCTGATCCAGAAAAATGCGCCGAAGACGGATACGTACATCCGGCCGACGCTCTATAAAGGAGGCGAAATCATTACGCCGCGCCTCGACAAGACCAGTAACGATATCTGCATCTGGACGGCCCCCCTTGGCGAGTATGTCGATATCTCCAAAGGGCTGCGCGTGATCACGTCAAGCTGGCGGCGCGTGGATGATAACGCGATTCCGCCGCGCGCCAAAGCCACAGGGGCTTACATGAATTCGGCCCTGATCGTGACAGACGCCCGCCTGATGGGCTTTGACGACGCCATTGTGCTGAACGCCGACGGCTCCGTATCAGAAGGCTCGGCCATGAATCTGTTTCTGGTGCGTCACGGCAAGCTCATCACGCCGGGACGGACGGATAACATTCTGGAAGGCGTGACCCGCGACGCCCTGATTACGCTGGCCCGCGAGGTGTTCGGTCTGGAGACCGAAGAGCGCACCGTCGATCGCACGGAGCTCTATATGGCCGATGAAGCTTTTTATTCGGGCACCGGCGCCCAGGTCGCGCCCGTCACGGAAATTGATCTGCGGCCGGTGGGCGACGGCAAGCCGGGGCCCATCACGCTGAAACTGCAAGAGCTGTATTTCCGCGCGGTGAAGAACCAATTGCCTGCGTACAGCCGCTGGTGTACGGTCGTTCCCATTAAATGA
- a CDS encoding ABC transporter permease, with amino-acid sequence MTVPMNETRAPGRLEAMATQALSALGTALTFLAEAVAHIAQGRINWRLTLAQTAAIGFDSAPMSIIICLVAGSVLALQTAAKFAQTGADAYVGGLVALAIVREIGPIFTCMAVGARAGTAIAAEIANMKVTEQIDALTTMNVSPVRYLFVPRLLACVVALPLLTIVDSLIAIIGGMLIAQNVSYLHYSKYLESVWLYLKPYDIRVSLIKSMIFGVILAAICCTIGLTTRGGAKDVGEATTRAAVWTVVAILIADFFLTWMFFGSSFQK; translated from the coding sequence ATGACGGTTCCTATGAACGAAACGCGCGCGCCGGGACGGCTGGAGGCGATGGCCACGCAAGCGCTGTCGGCTCTGGGCACGGCGTTGACGTTTCTCGCGGAAGCCGTTGCCCATATTGCGCAAGGTCGCATCAACTGGCGGTTGACGCTGGCGCAAACCGCCGCCATCGGCTTTGATTCCGCGCCGATGAGCATTATCATCTGTCTGGTGGCCGGGTCTGTACTGGCGTTGCAGACGGCGGCCAAGTTCGCGCAGACCGGCGCCGACGCCTATGTCGGCGGGCTGGTCGCGCTGGCGATTGTTCGCGAAATAGGGCCGATTTTCACGTGTATGGCGGTCGGCGCGCGCGCCGGCACTGCCATCGCAGCCGAAATCGCCAACATGAAGGTCACCGAGCAGATTGACGCGCTGACCACGATGAACGTCAGTCCCGTACGCTATTTATTCGTCCCCAGGCTGCTGGCCTGCGTGGTCGCGTTGCCGCTGCTGACCATTGTGGACTCGCTGATTGCCATCATCGGCGGGATGCTGATCGCTCAGAACGTCTCATATCTGCATTACAGCAAATATCTGGAATCTGTCTGGCTGTATCTCAAGCCGTATGATATTCGGGTTTCTCTGATTAAATCGATGATTTTCGGCGTAATTCTGGCCGCTATTTGCTGCACAATTGGCTTAACAACGCGCGGCGGAGCCAAGGACGTAGGAGAGGCCACCACGCGCGCCGCCGTGTGGACGGTGGTTGCCATCCTCATCGCAGATTTCTTTCTGACCTGGATGTTTTTCGGGTCTTCATTTCAAAAATAG
- the pseB gene encoding UDP-N-acetylglucosamine 4,6-dehydratase (inverting): MFNDKVIFITGGTGSFGKMAVKMILERFAPRKLIVFSRDELKQFEMAQEFNHPCMRYFLGDVRDLARLREAMQGVDYVIHAAALKQVPAAEYNPMECIKTNVYGAENVVKASLEAGVKQVVALSTDKAANPINLYGATKLLSDKLFVSAGYWGGGKPTKFSVVRYGNVVGSRGSVLPFFYERLRRGERELPITDERMTRFWITLEQGVEMVLTAFACMQGGETFVPKIPSIRIVDLARAMDPTATVRLVGIRPGEKVHELLCPKDNARDTIEFPEFFIIKPTVNFLKTVDYTRNPLGQTGFHVDEDFEYSSDSNPHFMTVSEIADLNARLQFSLPQTQTAS, translated from the coding sequence ATGTTTAACGACAAGGTAATTTTTATCACCGGCGGCACCGGGTCTTTTGGCAAAATGGCCGTCAAAATGATTCTCGAACGCTTTGCCCCGCGTAAATTGATCGTTTTTTCGCGCGACGAGTTGAAGCAATTTGAAATGGCGCAGGAATTTAATCACCCCTGCATGCGGTATTTTCTGGGCGACGTGCGCGATCTGGCGCGTCTGCGAGAAGCAATGCAGGGCGTGGACTACGTCATTCACGCCGCCGCGCTGAAACAAGTCCCGGCCGCAGAATACAACCCAATGGAATGCATCAAGACCAACGTCTACGGCGCCGAAAACGTCGTCAAAGCCTCACTGGAAGCTGGCGTAAAGCAAGTCGTGGCGCTTTCCACCGACAAGGCCGCCAACCCGATTAATTTATACGGCGCAACCAAATTACTCTCCGACAAACTGTTTGTATCGGCCGGTTATTGGGGCGGCGGTAAACCTACCAAGTTCTCTGTGGTGCGCTACGGCAACGTCGTGGGCTCGCGCGGTTCGGTGTTGCCCTTCTTCTATGAGCGTCTCAGACGCGGCGAACGTGAGCTGCCCATCACCGACGAGCGAATGACGCGCTTCTGGATTACCCTTGAGCAGGGCGTCGAAATGGTGCTGACGGCCTTTGCCTGTATGCAGGGCGGTGAGACCTTCGTCCCGAAAATTCCCTCAATTCGTATTGTGGATCTCGCGCGCGCCATGGATCCCACCGCCACTGTGCGACTGGTCGGCATTCGCCCCGGCGAGAAAGTGCATGAGCTGCTTTGCCCCAAAGACAATGCGCGCGACACCATTGAGTTTCCGGAGTTCTTTATTATCAAGCCGACGGTTAATTTCCTCAAAACGGTTGATTATACGCGGAATCCCTTGGGACAGACCGGTTTTCATGTGGATGAAGATTTCGAATACAGCTCGGACAGCAACCCGCATTTTATGACGGTTTCTGAAATCGCTGACCTGAACGCGCGTCTTCAGTTCAGCTTGCCGCAGACGCAGACTGCTTCCTGA
- a CDS encoding YdiU family protein, with translation MAQADAQTYAGLPTVFFSHLTPTPVREPRVAIVNHALARTLGLDPDVLDSPQGARILSGNELPDGARPLAQAYAGHQYARFVMLGDGRALLLGEHLTPDGRRVDIQLKGSGPTPYSRGGDGRAALGPMLREYVISEAMHALGVATTRSLAVVTTGETVYRQTPQRGAILTRVAASHLRVGTFEYAASLADPLAVKALADYAIARHYPEAMSARNPYLAFLNAVSARQALLIAQWQAIGFIHGVMNTDNMAISGETIDYGPCAFLDEYDPAAVFSAIDRYGRYAFGNQPAIAQWNLARLAETLLPLLDEDAHEDPQAGLSVAQDALRPFLSHVRAAWLGITRAKLGLFNEEDDDDALAQNLLTWMRDQRADFTNTWRALISEGQLQSDDLFQDAGFLAWRTRWEERRRRQTEPWALSAARMRAASPAIIPRNHAVEAALTAWVERQNEAPFKRLLAALAAPYDDPTPDAQAQNSEDASLRRPPTPQERVHQTFCGT, from the coding sequence ATGGCGCAGGCTGACGCGCAGACCTATGCGGGCCTGCCGACGGTTTTCTTCTCGCACTTGACGCCGACGCCTGTGCGCGAGCCTCGCGTCGCGATAGTCAACCACGCCCTGGCCCGGACGCTGGGCCTTGACCCCGATGTGTTGGACAGTCCGCAAGGCGCGCGCATCCTCAGCGGAAATGAGTTGCCAGACGGCGCAAGACCCTTGGCGCAAGCTTATGCAGGGCATCAGTACGCGCGCTTCGTTATGCTCGGAGACGGGCGCGCCCTCTTACTGGGCGAACACCTGACGCCCGACGGTCGCCGGGTAGACATCCAGCTAAAGGGATCCGGTCCCACGCCGTATTCTCGCGGCGGCGACGGACGCGCGGCGCTGGGCCCGATGCTGCGCGAATACGTGATCAGTGAGGCCATGCATGCACTAGGGGTCGCCACTACGCGCAGTCTGGCCGTGGTGACGACGGGCGAGACCGTCTATCGCCAGACGCCGCAGCGGGGCGCGATTCTCACGCGCGTGGCGGCCAGTCATTTACGGGTTGGGACGTTTGAATACGCCGCCTCGCTGGCAGATCCGCTGGCGGTCAAAGCGCTCGCCGATTACGCCATCGCGCGCCATTATCCTGAGGCGATGAGCGCGCGTAACCCGTATCTCGCCTTTTTAAACGCGGTTTCGGCGCGTCAGGCCCTCTTGATCGCCCAATGGCAAGCCATCGGGTTTATTCATGGCGTGATGAACACCGACAATATGGCCATCAGCGGCGAAACCATCGATTATGGGCCCTGCGCCTTTCTCGACGAATACGATCCCGCCGCCGTCTTCAGCGCCATCGACCGGTACGGGCGTTACGCCTTTGGCAATCAGCCCGCCATTGCGCAATGGAATCTCGCGCGACTCGCCGAAACCCTCCTGCCCCTTCTCGATGAAGACGCGCACGAAGACCCGCAAGCGGGGCTCAGCGTCGCGCAAGATGCGCTTCGTCCCTTTCTAAGCCACGTACGCGCGGCCTGGCTGGGCATCACGCGCGCGAAACTGGGGCTGTTTAATGAAGAAGACGATGATGACGCGCTCGCCCAGAATCTGTTGACGTGGATGCGCGACCAGCGCGCTGATTTCACCAATACATGGCGCGCGCTGATCTCTGAAGGCCAGTTACAGAGCGACGATCTATTTCAGGACGCAGGGTTTCTCGCCTGGCGCACGCGTTGGGAAGAACGACGCCGGCGCCAAACGGAGCCATGGGCGCTGTCCGCGGCGCGCATGCGGGCCGCCAGTCCGGCGATTATCCCGCGGAATCACGCCGTTGAAGCAGCGCTGACGGCATGGGTCGAGCGACAGAACGAAGCCCCGTTCAAACGCTTGCTGGCCGCCCTGGCCGCGCCGTATGACGATCCGACGCCTGACGCTCAGGCCCAAAATTCAGAAGACGCTTCGCTGCGCCGACCGCCAACACCACAAGAGCGCGTACATCAGACATTCTGCGGGACTTGA
- the ubiE gene encoding bifunctional demethylmenaquinone methyltransferase/2-methoxy-6-polyprenyl-1,4-benzoquinol methylase UbiE codes for MPSPEVQPYTLPEPARKPHYVQALFSRIAGHYDLMNDVMTFGLHRRWKARACRALRLEAGQRALDLCCGTGDLALEILRQTPTARVVGVDFCEEMLAIARRRLRDAPCELMQGDAMRLPFEDDAFDGVVIAYGLRNVADAEGCLREIARVLRPGGRLAILEMSRPTPLLHGLSRGWRFAILPILGRLIARDGEAYQYLPHSAQAFPPQHALVEMMTRVGLQDARFENLMGGVCALHVAVAP; via the coding sequence GTGCCATCGCCTGAGGTCCAGCCCTATACGTTGCCCGAACCTGCGCGCAAGCCGCACTATGTTCAGGCGCTTTTTTCGCGTATCGCGGGGCATTACGATCTCATGAACGACGTGATGACCTTCGGCCTGCATCGGCGCTGGAAGGCGCGCGCGTGCCGGGCTCTGCGTCTGGAGGCGGGTCAGCGCGCGCTGGATCTGTGCTGCGGTACAGGCGATCTGGCGCTGGAAATTCTCCGCCAGACGCCGACGGCGCGGGTGGTCGGCGTCGATTTCTGCGAGGAGATGCTTGCCATTGCTCGCCGCCGCTTGCGCGACGCCCCCTGCGAGTTGATGCAGGGCGATGCGATGCGTCTGCCATTTGAGGATGACGCCTTTGACGGGGTGGTCATCGCCTACGGCTTGCGCAATGTCGCCGACGCCGAGGGCTGCCTGAGAGAAATCGCGCGCGTGTTACGCCCGGGCGGGCGGCTGGCGATTCTCGAGATGAGCCGTCCGACCCCGCTGCTGCACGGACTCTCGCGCGGCTGGCGGTTTGCGATTCTGCCCATTCTGGGCCGCCTGATTGCGCGCGATGGCGAGGCCTATCAATACCTGCCGCATTCAGCTCAGGCTTTTCCGCCTCAGCACGCGCTGGTTGAGATGATGACGCGCGTCGGCCTGCAAGACGCGCGTTTTGAGAACCTGATGGGCGGCGTCTGCGCCCTGCATGTGGCTGTCGCCCCGTAG
- the pseC gene encoding UDP-4-amino-4,6-dideoxy-N-acetyl-beta-L-altrosamine transaminase: protein MAADDAYIPYGRQTIDARDVESVVRVLTSDFLTQGPAIEAFEQAVAAYCDVPYAVAVSSATAGLHLACLAVGLGPGDWLWTSPNTFVATANAALYCGAQVDFVDIDPQTYNLDVGKLAEKLAVAAASGRLPKALAPVHFAGQSCAMRAIGQLAAHYGVSIIEDAAHAVGGRYEQRPIGDCAYSQMAVFSFHPVKIITTGEGGVVTTRDQRLYERLKSLRSHGITRDPAQMTRAPHGPWDYQQLALGFNYRMTDLQAALGLSQMARLDEFVLRRQALARRYDEKLAHLPLTLPWQDPAGASSFHLYVVRLKDAAHRRREVFESLRAAAIGVNVHYIPVHTQPYYRAMGFQHGDFPQAEAYYGEAITLPLYFGLSEADQDRVVAALQTALERVGV, encoded by the coding sequence ATGGCGGCAGACGACGCGTATATTCCCTACGGTCGACAAACCATCGACGCGCGCGATGTGGAATCGGTCGTTCGCGTCCTGACGTCTGATTTTCTCACGCAAGGCCCGGCGATTGAGGCTTTTGAGCAGGCCGTGGCCGCTTATTGCGACGTTCCGTACGCGGTCGCTGTCAGTAGCGCGACCGCAGGCCTTCATCTGGCCTGTCTGGCTGTGGGGCTGGGTCCGGGAGACTGGCTCTGGACGTCGCCCAATACCTTTGTCGCTACCGCCAATGCGGCGTTGTATTGCGGCGCGCAGGTGGATTTCGTGGATATCGACCCGCAGACGTATAACCTCGATGTAGGCAAACTCGCTGAAAAACTTGCCGTCGCCGCCGCTTCCGGACGCCTGCCCAAGGCGTTGGCCCCCGTGCATTTTGCCGGGCAGTCTTGCGCGATGCGGGCTATTGGGCAATTAGCGGCGCATTACGGGGTAAGCATTATTGAGGATGCCGCCCATGCGGTCGGCGGACGCTATGAGCAACGGCCCATCGGCGATTGCGCGTATTCGCAGATGGCCGTATTCAGCTTCCATCCCGTTAAAATTATCACCACCGGCGAAGGGGGCGTGGTGACGACCCGCGATCAGCGCCTGTATGAGAGGCTTAAAAGCCTGAGGAGTCATGGCATCACGCGTGATCCGGCCCAGATGACGCGCGCGCCCCACGGCCCGTGGGATTACCAGCAACTGGCGCTGGGCTTTAACTACCGAATGACGGATCTTCAAGCGGCGCTCGGCTTGAGCCAGATGGCGCGACTCGACGAATTCGTCCTGCGGCGTCAAGCGTTGGCGCGTCGCTACGATGAAAAACTGGCTCACCTGCCGCTCACCCTGCCCTGGCAGGATCCGGCGGGCGCGTCGTCATTTCATCTGTACGTCGTGCGCCTGAAAGACGCCGCTCATCGTCGACGCGAGGTGTTTGAATCGCTCCGCGCCGCCGCCATCGGGGTGAATGTTCATTATATTCCCGTGCATACGCAGCCGTATTATCGCGCCATGGGCTTTCAGCATGGCGATTTTCCGCAGGCGGAAGCGTATTACGGGGAGGCGATCACCCTGCCCCTTTATTTTGGCTTGTCTGAAGCGGATCAAGACCGCGTGGTCGCTGCGCTTCAGACGGCTCTTGAGCGCGTCGGCGTATGA
- a CDS encoding 2,3-bisphosphoglycerate-independent phosphoglycerate mutase, translated as MTKTPILLLILDGWGLTPQTEGNAIALAHPKRYEALMSNHPWIPIDASGYSVGLPQGQMGNSEVGHTTIGAGRVVYQELTRIDKAIETGDFFRNPAFRAAVEHARNHQSALHFMGLIGPGGVHSHQNHLLALLDMAKWDKLDRVFVHAFLDGRDVPPRSAGEPLAEIERKLKELRFAPIQTICGRYYAMDRDNRWERVQLAYDNLTLANGKRVLFSTRALEASYQDDKGDEFVLPTVCDLTFQGIQDNDAVIFFNFRPDRARELTRAFTQREFTGFERAKKPENLHFVCMTPYDESFGLPVAFDKDPLANILPEIISNAGLKQFRCAETEKYAHVTYFLNGGREEPYPGENRALIPSPRVATYDLQPEMSAPEVCNAIVEAIESGGYDLIIANFANPDMVGHTGVLPAAIRAVLAVDLALGRIVDALARVNGTLLLTADHGNIEVMIDADGGPHTAHTTNDTPFLLVSSDPGLKLDTQGRYGLSSIAPTILDLMGLPIPAEMTSPSMLARQPVAR; from the coding sequence ATGACCAAGACGCCGATTCTGCTGCTGATTCTTGACGGCTGGGGATTGACCCCGCAGACCGAAGGAAACGCCATTGCGCTGGCCCATCCCAAGCGCTATGAGGCGCTGATGTCCAATCACCCCTGGATTCCCATCGATGCGTCAGGTTACTCCGTGGGCTTGCCGCAAGGCCAGATGGGCAACTCAGAGGTGGGTCACACGACCATCGGCGCCGGGCGCGTGGTTTACCAGGAACTCACGCGCATCGACAAAGCGATCGAGACGGGCGATTTCTTCCGTAACCCTGCGTTTCGCGCGGCGGTTGAGCACGCGCGCAATCACCAGAGCGCGCTTCATTTCATGGGTCTGATTGGTCCCGGCGGCGTTCACAGCCATCAGAATCATCTGCTCGCGCTGCTCGATATGGCCAAGTGGGACAAGCTGGATCGCGTCTTTGTCCATGCGTTTCTCGACGGTCGCGACGTGCCGCCGCGCAGCGCAGGCGAACCGCTCGCAGAAATCGAACGAAAGCTTAAAGAATTGCGCTTTGCGCCGATTCAAACCATTTGCGGACGCTATTACGCCATGGATCGCGATAACCGCTGGGAACGCGTGCAGCTTGCTTACGACAATCTGACGCTGGCCAACGGCAAGCGCGTCCTGTTCAGCACCCGCGCGCTGGAGGCCAGCTATCAGGACGACAAGGGCGATGAATTCGTCTTGCCGACGGTGTGTGACCTGACGTTTCAGGGGATTCAGGACAACGATGCGGTTATTTTCTTTAACTTCAGGCCGGATCGCGCGCGCGAACTGACCCGCGCTTTCACTCAGCGTGAGTTTACGGGATTTGAACGCGCCAAAAAGCCGGAAAACCTGCATTTCGTCTGTATGACCCCCTACGACGAGAGCTTCGGCTTGCCGGTCGCCTTCGATAAAGACCCGCTGGCCAATATCCTGCCGGAAATCATCAGCAACGCCGGTTTAAAGCAATTTCGCTGCGCCGAAACCGAAAAATACGCGCACGTCACGTATTTTCTCAATGGTGGACGCGAAGAGCCTTATCCTGGCGAAAACCGCGCGTTAATCCCCTCTCCGAGGGTCGCCACATACGATCTTCAGCCGGAAATGAGCGCTCCCGAAGTCTGCAACGCGATTGTAGAGGCCATTGAGAGCGGCGGTTACGATCTCATCATCGCCAATTTCGCCAACCCCGACATGGTGGGCCATACCGGCGTCCTGCCGGCGGCCATTCGCGCCGTGCTGGCGGTTGATCTGGCGCTTGGGCGCATTGTCGACGCGCTGGCCCGCGTCAACGGCACGTTGCTGCTGACCGCCGATCACGGCAACATCGAGGTGATGATCGACGCCGACGGCGGCCCGCACACCGCGCACACGACCAACGACACGCCGTTTCTGCTCGTCTCGTCGGATCCGGGCCTCAAGCTCGATACGCAAGGCCGCTATGGTCTCAGCTCGATTGCTCCGACGATCCTCGACCTGATGGGCCTGCCGATTCCCGCCGAAATGACGTCGCCGTCGATGTTAGCGCGCCAACCCGTTGCGCGCTGA